Proteins found in one Corynebacterium canis genomic segment:
- the galK gene encoding galactokinase, with product MTDGTQRAAALFEETFGEKPEGVWAAPGRVNLIGEHVDYAGGICLPFALSQRTYAALRLRNDGRVHVASILPEAEDVSLFDIALAEVGPGHPSNWAGYVVGSIWAAMQQGVLPADFPGCDIALVSEVPLGAGLSSSAALECSVALGAYELFVGPADDDVRLRLVAACITAENDVVGASTGGLDQRISLLGTPGNALAIDYSDDSTRHIPCDLDAAGLAILVINTNAPHTLADGQYASRRGIIDAVSAGLGVSLREVPNAEAAAVEWARGAMPGEEDVVRRRVRHVVSEIARTARAIEELEARDFEAFGRSMVESHASLRDDYEVTVIELDSAVDAALKAGALGARMTGGGFGGSAIALVRDSEVEATKQAVLQAAADAGIATPSFLVAVPSAGALRTF from the coding sequence ATGACTGATGGAACACAGCGCGCCGCCGCGCTATTCGAAGAAACCTTCGGGGAGAAGCCGGAGGGTGTCTGGGCGGCGCCGGGGCGCGTCAACCTGATCGGCGAGCACGTGGACTACGCCGGCGGGATCTGCCTGCCGTTTGCGCTGAGCCAACGCACCTATGCGGCGCTGCGCCTGCGCAACGATGGCCGCGTGCACGTGGCCTCTATCCTGCCCGAGGCGGAGGACGTATCCCTGTTCGATATCGCCCTCGCTGAGGTGGGCCCCGGCCACCCCTCGAACTGGGCCGGCTATGTGGTGGGCTCGATCTGGGCCGCCATGCAACAAGGCGTGTTGCCGGCGGATTTCCCGGGTTGCGATATCGCCCTCGTTTCCGAGGTGCCGCTCGGCGCGGGGCTGTCCAGTTCCGCCGCGCTCGAATGTTCGGTCGCCCTCGGCGCATACGAACTCTTTGTCGGACCCGCGGATGATGATGTCCGATTGCGCCTCGTTGCGGCGTGTATTACGGCGGAGAATGACGTGGTCGGGGCGTCGACAGGCGGGCTGGATCAGCGGATTTCCTTGCTGGGCACGCCGGGGAACGCGCTTGCGATCGATTACTCGGACGATTCCACGCGTCACATTCCCTGCGACCTTGACGCGGCCGGGCTGGCGATCCTGGTGATCAATACCAACGCGCCGCACACACTTGCGGACGGCCAGTACGCCTCGCGGCGCGGGATTATCGACGCCGTCTCCGCAGGCCTGGGCGTATCGCTCCGCGAGGTGCCAAACGCCGAGGCAGCGGCGGTGGAATGGGCACGCGGCGCCATGCCCGGCGAGGAGGATGTGGTGCGCCGCCGCGTCCGCCACGTGGTCAGCGAAATCGCACGAACCGCACGCGCGATCGAGGAGCTGGAAGCGCGCGATTTCGAGGCGTTCGGGCGCAGCATGGTGGAGTCGCACGCCAGCCTGCGCGATGATTACGAGGTCACTGTGATCGAACTGGATTCCGCAGTGGACGCGGCGCTTAAGGCCGGGGCGCTCGGCGCGCGCATGACCGGCGGTGGGTTCGGCGGTAGCGCCATCGCACTGGTGCGCGATTCCGAGGTAGAGGCGACGAAGCAAGCGGTGTTGCAAGCGGCCGCAGACGCGGGCATTGCCACGCCGTCCTTCCTCGTGGCCGTGCCTTCCGCCGGCGCATTGCGGACGTTCTAG